A DNA window from Haloactinospora alba contains the following coding sequences:
- a CDS encoding GntR family transcriptional regulator: protein MAIDSASPVPKYSQLRELLLDWITEARLPVDEPIPSERELGDRYGLSRMTVRQTLDLLVSEGKLYRVPGKGTFVARPKIEMSLALASFTEDMRARGYEPGARDLSRRVGPVSSHTAQVMGIEPGSLVHHIERLRTADNEPMAIERSNIPVSVVPDLDQYSLSRRSLYQILEEEFGLLLDAGEQTIEAGICDPTDAKLLGLSHGSPVLSMQRLSFSNGKCVELALSTYRADRYQLHSQLDPRRAGQV, encoded by the coding sequence ATGGCGATAGACTCGGCAAGCCCCGTACCGAAGTACTCCCAGCTTCGGGAACTCCTGCTCGACTGGATCACCGAAGCACGGCTTCCCGTCGACGAACCCATACCGTCCGAACGGGAGCTCGGTGATCGGTACGGGCTGTCCCGCATGACCGTGCGGCAGACTCTCGATCTGCTGGTGTCCGAGGGAAAGCTGTACCGCGTACCCGGCAAGGGCACCTTCGTCGCCCGGCCGAAGATCGAGATGTCCCTGGCCCTGGCGTCCTTCACCGAGGACATGCGCGCCCGGGGCTACGAACCCGGGGCGCGCGACCTGTCCCGCCGGGTGGGTCCGGTCAGCAGCCACACCGCCCAGGTGATGGGCATCGAACCAGGGTCCCTGGTGCACCACATCGAGCGGCTCCGCACCGCGGACAACGAGCCCATGGCCATCGAACGGTCGAACATTCCGGTCTCCGTCGTCCCCGACCTCGACCAGTACTCCCTGTCCCGCCGTTCCCTCTACCAGATCCTGGAAGAGGAGTTCGGCCTGCTGCTGGACGCCGGCGAGCAGACCATCGAGGCCGGAATCTGCGACCCCACGGACGCCAAGCTACTCGGGCTGTCCCACGGCAGCCCGGTGCTGTCCATGCAGCGACTCAGTTTCAGCAACGGGAAGTGCGTCGAACTGGCACTGTCCACCTACCGGGCGGACCGCTACCAGCTCCACTCCCAGCTCGATCCCCGGCGGGCCGGCCAGGTATAG
- a CDS encoding PTS sugar transporter subunit IIA, which yields MLKVLSPVPGRAVGLSEVPDPVFAQGMVGPGTAVQPTNEPHEALAPITGTIVKLHPHAFAVADDEGRGVLAHLGIDTVKLEGQGFEKLATEGERIEAGTPLVRWNPADVAARELSPIVPVVALDVASDVISRAVTGEVAAGDVLFQWA from the coding sequence GTGCTGAAAGTGCTCTCGCCCGTCCCGGGCAGGGCCGTAGGACTGTCCGAGGTCCCCGACCCCGTCTTCGCGCAGGGCATGGTGGGGCCGGGGACAGCGGTCCAACCGACGAACGAGCCCCACGAGGCACTCGCGCCCATCACCGGAACGATCGTCAAGCTGCACCCGCACGCCTTCGCCGTGGCCGACGACGAGGGGCGGGGAGTGCTCGCGCACCTCGGCATCGACACGGTCAAGCTGGAGGGCCAGGGGTTCGAGAAACTCGCCACCGAAGGGGAGCGGATCGAGGCGGGGACGCCGCTGGTGCGCTGGAACCCCGCCGACGTGGCGGCGCGCGAACTGTCCCCCATCGTTCCCGTCGTGGCGCTCGACGTGGCCAGCGACGTCATCTCCCGGGCCGTGACCGGGGAAGTAGCGGCCGGCGACGTACTGTTCCAGTGGGCGTGA
- a CDS encoding SIS domain-containing protein: MATTTSVMRSEIADQSEALRATVDALLPLTPEIARLARETRQVLFIARGSSDNAAVYGSYLLQAHAGRLATLASPSIATTYGAKVDLSGVLAVAISQSGRTEEIVDTMRWAADCGARTVGVTNKAGSPLTEAADVALVTQAGTEVAVPATKTYTTQLAALAVLALGLGAELEPDELRRVPEAIDGVLAQPTDQLDTIVERLVGVHGAVVSGRGMAFSTALEGALKLKEACYLHAMGLSYADLLHGPIAVVDRDTPALIVAAESSPTLSGTVELARRVTSAGAPAYGIGGGDALAQACDVSVPGPDLPEWLAPIGLILPAQLITEQLARRLGYNPDTPRGLGKVTQTS, translated from the coding sequence ATGGCAACCACAACGAGCGTCATGCGTTCGGAAATCGCGGACCAGTCGGAAGCGCTGCGCGCCACCGTGGACGCGCTGCTCCCGCTGACTCCGGAAATCGCGCGCCTGGCACGAGAGACCCGACAGGTCCTCTTCATCGCCCGCGGCTCCTCCGACAACGCCGCCGTGTACGGGAGCTACCTGCTGCAGGCCCACGCCGGGAGGCTGGCGACACTGGCGTCGCCCTCCATAGCGACCACCTACGGGGCCAAGGTCGACCTTTCCGGTGTACTCGCGGTCGCCATATCCCAGTCCGGCCGCACCGAGGAGATCGTCGACACCATGCGCTGGGCGGCCGACTGCGGCGCGCGTACCGTCGGCGTCACCAACAAGGCCGGATCCCCCCTGACAGAGGCCGCTGACGTGGCGCTGGTCACACAGGCCGGAACCGAGGTGGCGGTACCCGCCACCAAGACCTACACCACCCAGCTGGCCGCGCTGGCCGTGCTCGCCCTCGGGCTGGGGGCGGAACTGGAGCCGGACGAGCTGCGCAGGGTCCCCGAGGCCATCGACGGGGTACTGGCCCAGCCCACCGACCAGCTCGACACGATCGTGGAACGCCTCGTCGGAGTGCACGGCGCGGTGGTATCGGGCCGGGGGATGGCCTTCTCCACCGCCCTGGAGGGGGCGCTGAAGCTCAAGGAGGCCTGCTACCTGCACGCGATGGGCCTGTCCTACGCTGACCTGCTGCACGGTCCGATAGCGGTGGTGGACCGGGATACGCCGGCGCTGATCGTGGCCGCCGAGTCCAGCCCGACCCTGTCCGGAACCGTGGAGCTGGCCCGGCGCGTTACCTCCGCGGGGGCGCCGGCCTACGGGATCGGGGGCGGCGACGCCCTGGCGCAGGCGTGCGACGTGTCCGTGCCCGGACCCGACCTGCCGGAGTGGCTGGCACCGATCGGTCTGATCCTGCCGGCGCAACTCATCACCGAACAGCTCGCGCGGCGGCTCGGCTACAACCCGGACACCCCCCGTGGCCTGGGCAAGGTAACCCAGACATCCTAG